CGCCGCCCAGCGTGGCCGCATCCGACACCTCGGCGTGCCCGCCCAACGCAGAGTTGTTCACCAGAACGACGTCATTCCCGGTGCGGGCATCGTGGCCGAGATGCGAATTCACCATCAACAGGTTTCGGTTGCCCACCGTTGTTGCGCGTTGCTCGCCGGTCGCGGCGTGGACCGTGACGTGTTCGCGGAGGGTCGTGTCCTCTCCAAGAATGACACCGGCGGTCGGATCACCGTTCTTGAAGCGAACGTGCTGGGGTGGAAAACCGATGGCGCAGAACGGATAGATGACCGTACGTGCGCCGATCGTGAGCGGACCCTGAAGGTACACGTTTCCGATCAGGCGGACACCGTCGCCGATACGAATCCGGCCTGCCAGAACGCACCAGGGCCCGATCACAACTCCTTCGCCAATCTCACACTCTTTGGAGAGAATCGACGTCGGATGCACACTTGTCATAACCCACCGTAGCTTCGACGCGGACCCCTCCACCGGTATTTCGACAAATTCCGTGCGAGATTCGCGAGTTCCGCAATTCCACCCTGTCCGCGCGAAACGGCGTCAAACAGATGTCATTTTCGATCGACCGGTTCGCCCCGGATGGTGATCGAGGTCTTGGTTTCCTTCGGCTTTGGCTTTGTAAACGGAAGCCAACCGGGGGGAAGCAAGTTGCGGAGGACGAGCCAGAGCGCAAGGACCGCAACCACCGTCGCGACCCAGAACTGCCAATCCCCGATCGGGAGCGACATCAGGACACCCCCGCGAATCGGAGTCCCTGGTAAACGATGAATGCCGCGGCGTAGGCGATCACGCTCATCCAGCCGAGTTGCAGGAGCGCCCACTTGATGCCGCCGGCCTCCTTGGCTGTGACCGCGAGCGTCGGCAGACACTGCATCGCGAGGACGAAGAAAACCAGTACCGACCAACAGGTTGCGGGAGTGAAGATCGGCGTCTTGCCGTCGCTGCGCGGCGCACTTGCGATCGAGTCGATGATCCCCTGATCGCGCACATCGGGGTCTTCGTCACCTGCGCTGGTGACGACCGCCATCGTTGAGACGAAGACTTCGCGTGCGGCGAAACTGGTGAGCACGCCGACCGTGAGCTGCCAGTCGTAGCCGACCGGTGCGAAGACCGGCTGCACGGCTTTTCCGATGCGGCCGATGAACGAGTTGGCTTTGGCGTTCGCGGCGGTGAGGCGATCGGCCTCTTCACCAAGTTCCTTCGCCCGATCGCTCATTTCTCCGGATTTTTGTTTGTCCGCCTCGGTGTCGGCGATCGCCTGCAGACTCGTCGCCTGCTCGCGCAACAAGTTCGCGCTTTCCGGCGGCGGCACGTGCGGGTAACTTCCGAGCCACCAGAGCACGACGCAGATCGCGAGAATGTTGGTGCCCGCGTTCTTGAGAAAGACCCAGCCGCGGTCGATTGTCGTCGCGAGCGCGGTGCGGAGGCTCGGGACTTTGTAGGTCGGCAATTCCAGAACCATCGCGCGCGACGGCCCTTTGAGAATTGTCCGGCGCGCGATGAACGCGCTCACGAGTCCCGCGAGCGCACCGAGCATGTAGCAGCCGACAAAGGCGAGACCGGCGTAGAGCGGCTTGCCCTTGAAGAGAAGGCTTGTGATGAGCACGTAGACGGGGAGGCGGGCGGAGCAAGTCATGAAGGGTGCGACGAGAATGGTCGCGAGTCGCTCGCGCCGATCGGGGATGACGCGGGTGGACATGATGCCCGGGAGCGCGCAGGCGTGACTCGAGAGCAGAGGAACGAAGGCGTGCCCCGGCAGACCGAAAGGCCGGAGCGCGCGGTGCATCAGGAGTGCCGCGCGCGCCAGATAGCCGGTGTCTTCGAGCAGCGAAATGAGAAAGAAGAGCAGGCAGATCTGCGGCACGAAGACGGCGGTGGCGCCGATACCCACCACCACTCCCCGCGCGATCAGATCGCGCAGGATTCCCGGCGGCAAATAGAACTCGATTTTGTCCGCGGCGTATCCGAAGAACCAGTCGATCCCGTCCATGGGGAACTTGGCAATCGAGAAGATGGCGTAGAACAACGCGACCATCACGAGTGCGAAGATCGGGACACCGGTCCACGGTGAGACGAGGAGCGGATCGAGCCGGTCGGTAAGCGAAGCGCGGGGAGTTGCGAATGCCGCGTCCCCGGCGGGCTGCATGGCCTTGCTCGCGAGGCGATCGGCCCAGAGTTCGAGTTCCGCCTGATCGCCCGGCGGGGTGTGCGTCGGGACGGTCGCCGTGCGGAGTGCCGCGGCGAGATCTTGCAGGCCGTCGCCCTTTCGGGCGCTGACGGCGATGACGCGGCAACCGATCTGCTCTTCGAGCGTTCGGAGGTTGATATCGCGACCTTCCGCGCGGGCGAGATCGATCATGTTGAGCGCGACGACGGTCGGCAAGCGGCGGCGGAGGGCCTCGCCGACGAAAACAAGGTTGCGCGCGAGGTTGGTTGCGTCGGCAACGATGCAGAT
The DNA window shown above is from Phycisphaeraceae bacterium and carries:
- the lpxA gene encoding acyl-ACP--UDP-N-acetylglucosamine O-acyltransferase produces the protein MTSVHPTSILSKECEIGEGVVIGPWCVLAGRIRIGDGVRLIGNVYLQGPLTIGARTVIYPFCAIGFPPQHVRFKNGDPTAGVILGEDTTLREHVTVHAATGEQRATTVGNRNLLMVNSHLGHDARTGNDVVLVNNSALGGHAEVSDAATLGGGALVHQFTRVGRMAFVGGGTRAVADVPPFTSAVERSRLAGINLIGLRRAGVARHDITSVREAFRKSFREPMTRPEMVETLTRLGTRCAMVAEMATFVSQCANRPISVGYERGEHEIGAVV
- a CDS encoding ferrous iron transporter B produces the protein MSDCPRCESCAVGVELDEGAPVISEPGVLHVPLLGNPNTGKTTLFNSLCGLRHKTSNFPGTTQEARIGVVRLGASGNGATVHLVDLPGIYSLELDLMEARICREVLAGRLSPRGEPIGDPEAICIVADATNLARNLVFVGEALRRRLPTVVALNMIDLARAEGRDINLRTLEEQIGCRVIAVSARKGDGLQDLAAALRTATVPTHTPPGDQAELELWADRLASKAMQPAGDAAFATPRASLTDRLDPLLVSPWTGVPIFALVMVALFYAIFSIAKFPMDGIDWFFGYAADKIEFYLPPGILRDLIARGVVVGIGATAVFVPQICLLFFLISLLEDTGYLARAALLMHRALRPFGLPGHAFVPLLSSHACALPGIMSTRVIPDRRERLATILVAPFMTCSARLPVYVLITSLLFKGKPLYAGLAFVGCYMLGALAGLVSAFIARRTILKGPSRAMVLELPTYKVPSLRTALATTIDRGWVFLKNAGTNILAICVVLWWLGSYPHVPPPESANLLREQATSLQAIADTEADKQKSGEMSDRAKELGEEADRLTAANAKANSFIGRIGKAVQPVFAPVGYDWQLTVGVLTSFAAREVFVSTMAVVTSAGDEDPDVRDQGIIDSIASAPRSDGKTPIFTPATCWSVLVFFVLAMQCLPTLAVTAKEAGGIKWALLQLGWMSVIAYAAAFIVYQGLRFAGVS